The following proteins are encoded in a genomic region of Arcobacter suis CECT 7833:
- a CDS encoding metal ABC transporter solute-binding protein, Zn/Mn family, whose amino-acid sequence MFKIIFLLLFPLFLFSKNLVVTYFPLETNLVNKIAQKEIKTREITSRYLNTYKDIPISEISKLANSKIFFHFGLEVEKQYAEVLLRHNPKLVIVDISANVSKIENNPYIWTDPLNLRAVAKNIYEAFAKYDKSKESYYKENYEKFLDEIDQTFLKIKQKLNNSEIQYIYVFDDFWEYFAKRFGITTVFREKKYLSSNELSQVNEFTKDKNITKLLFSKEDKQDFINSLTKNLNINAIEDDIFNDSWQLNILNFVEQISE is encoded by the coding sequence ATGTTTAAAATCATTTTTTTACTATTATTTCCTCTTTTTCTTTTTTCAAAAAATTTAGTTGTTACATATTTCCCTTTAGAAACTAATCTTGTAAATAAAATTGCACAAAAAGAGATAAAAACAAGGGAAATTACAAGTAGATATCTAAATACTTATAAAGACATTCCTATTTCTGAAATCTCAAAATTAGCTAATTCAAAAATATTTTTTCATTTTGGTTTAGAAGTTGAAAAACAATATGCAGAAGTTTTATTAAGACATAATCCCAAATTAGTAATAGTTGATATTTCTGCAAATGTAAGCAAAATAGAAAACAATCCTTATATATGGACTGATCCACTTAATTTAAGAGCTGTTGCAAAAAATATTTATGAAGCTTTCGCAAAGTATGATAAAAGTAAAGAGAGCTATTACAAAGAAAATTATGAAAAATTTCTTGATGAAATTGACCAAACTTTTTTAAAAATCAAACAAAAACTTAATAATAGTGAAATACAATATATTTATGTATTTGATGACTTTTGGGAATATTTTGCAAAAAGATTTGGAATAACTACAGTTTTTAGAGAAAAGAAATATTTAAGTAGCAATGAACTATCACAAGTTAATGAATTTACAAAAGATAAAAATATTACAAAATTATTATTTTCTAAAGAAGATAAACAAGACTTTATTAACTCTCTTACCAAAAATTTAAATATTAATGCCATTGAAGATGATATTTTCAATGATTCTTGGCAATTAAATATTTTAAATTTTGTTGAACAAATCTCAGAATAA
- a CDS encoding nucleotidyltransferase family protein: MSKPIDKTNILNYLKEHYSEFRNKYNVEQIGLFGSYARDKATENSDIDIFVKII, encoded by the coding sequence ATGTCAAAACCAATTGATAAAACAAATATCTTAAATTATTTAAAAGAGCATTATTCTGAATTCAGAAATAAATATAATGTTGAACAAATAGGACTATTTGGAAGTTATGCAAGAGATAAAGCAACAGAAAATAGTGATATAGATATTTTTGTAAAAATAATTTAA
- a CDS encoding competence/damage-inducible protein A has product MLEKPNFYSVIIGTELLNGRRKDAHFAFLNQQLLSRGWEQKASFVINDDTNLMENIFNLIKSDPNSVMFCFGGIGATPDDYTREVAGKVFTSGAMEFHEEAKTRIINQFADEAYPHRINMAYLPINAKLLTNVVNNVAGFYLEDRFFFTPGFPSMSQAMVVEALDKLYPKSNIEKYRRVMTINASENDLIDTMKKIPENIDLSSLPKILGDKRKVVISLAGYDKDEVEKYFGLFVDYCVEFGKEFVLEDVSFEKLF; this is encoded by the coding sequence ATGTTAGAAAAACCAAATTTTTATAGCGTAATAATTGGAACAGAACTTTTAAATGGGCGTCGCAAAGATGCCCATTTTGCATTTTTAAACCAACAACTTTTAAGCCGAGGTTGGGAACAAAAAGCTTCTTTTGTCATAAATGATGACACAAATCTTATGGAAAATATTTTTAATCTAATAAAATCAGACCCAAACTCTGTAATGTTTTGTTTTGGTGGAATTGGAGCAACGCCCGATGATTATACAAGGGAAGTTGCAGGAAAAGTTTTCACTTCTGGAGCTATGGAATTTCATGAAGAAGCAAAAACTAGAATTATAAACCAGTTTGCAGATGAAGCTTACCCTCATAGAATAAACATGGCATATCTGCCAATAAACGCAAAACTTCTAACAAATGTAGTAAATAATGTAGCAGGATTTTACCTAGAAGATAGATTTTTCTTCACCCCAGGTTTTCCATCAATGAGTCAAGCTATGGTTGTTGAAGCTTTAGATAAGTTATATCCAAAATCAAATATAGAAAAATACAGACGTGTAATGACAATAAACGCAAGCGAAAATGACTTAATAGATACTATGAAAAAAATCCCTGAAAATATAGATTTATCTTCACTTCCTAAGATTTTAGGAGATAAAAGAAAAGTTGTAATTTCTTTGGCTGGATATGATAAGGATGAGGTTGAAAAGTATTTTGGTTTGTTTGTTGATTATTGTGTGGAGTTTGGGAAAGAGTTTGTTTTAGAGGATGTGAGTTTTGAGAAGTTGTTTTAG
- a CDS encoding VanZ family protein has product MKKFLFPLTVFLCILVAIVLADIGSKNFIFKFIKSIPHGDKFFHLLLYGILAFSLNFALNFRTIYLIRYNIQLGAIIVFFFAFLEEMSQYFIPYRSFDLYDLLADVVGVIVFSMIRFK; this is encoded by the coding sequence TTGAAAAAATTTCTTTTCCCATTAACAGTGTTTTTGTGTATTTTAGTAGCTATTGTTTTAGCAGATATAGGTTCTAAAAACTTTATTTTTAAATTTATCAAATCTATTCCCCATGGAGATAAATTTTTTCATCTACTTCTATATGGCATTTTGGCATTTTCTTTAAATTTTGCTCTTAATTTCAGAACAATTTATCTCATTAGATACAATATCCAACTAGGAGCTATCATCGTTTTTTTCTTCGCTTTTTTAGAGGAAATGAGCCAATATTTTATCCCCTATAGGAGCTTTGATTTATATGATTTATTAGCTGATGTGGTTGGTGTTATCGTATTTTCGATGATAAGATTTAAATAA
- a CDS encoding adenylate kinase: MNLMLFGAPGAGKGTQAKFLIEKYNIPQISTGDILRAAIVDKTDMGMEAKKFMDEGKLVPDSTIIGIIKDRLAESDCKDGFILDGFPRTLAQAEALNELMKNMGISLDKVISLNVPDELIVGRITGRRVCSKCGASFHVEFNPSKEENICDYCGGELIIRKDDNAETVISRLDAYHTQTSPLIDFYTKMGVFMELDGTKDVSEVTTDMLNALA; this comes from the coding sequence ATGAATTTAATGCTATTTGGAGCACCTGGTGCTGGTAAAGGGACACAAGCAAAGTTTTTAATTGAAAAATATAATATTCCACAAATATCAACAGGTGACATTTTAAGAGCAGCTATTGTTGATAAAACAGATATGGGAATGGAAGCAAAAAAATTTATGGATGAGGGAAAACTAGTTCCTGATTCAACTATTATTGGTATTATCAAAGACAGACTTGCTGAGTCTGACTGTAAAGATGGTTTTATCCTTGATGGTTTCCCAAGAACTTTAGCTCAAGCAGAAGCTTTAAATGAACTAATGAAAAATATGGGAATCTCTTTAGATAAAGTAATCTCTTTAAATGTTCCTGATGAATTAATCGTTGGAAGAATTACAGGAAGAAGAGTATGTTCAAAATGTGGAGCATCTTTCCACGTAGAATTTAATCCATCAAAAGAAGAAAATATTTGTGATTACTGTGGTGGTGAATTAATTATCAGAAAAGATGACAATGCTGAAACTGTTATTAGCAGACTTGATGCATACCACACACAAACTTCACCATTAATTGATTTTTATACAAAGATGGGTGTATTTATGGAACTTGATGGAACAAAAGATGTTTCAGAAGTTACGACTGATATGCTTAACGCATTAGCGTAA
- a CDS encoding adenylate kinase — protein MKKLFLIIGAPGSGKTTDAELIAAKHNNITHYSTGDMFRAEVASGSERGQIIETYISAGNIVPIDIAIETILGAIKKAPTDVIIIDGYPRSLEQMTELDKYLTNESEVKLVNCIEVEVSEQVARDRVLGRARGTDDNVEVFNNRMKVYAEPLVQIQEFYTKKDLLKKINGERTIEKIVTEMDEYIQSKI, from the coding sequence ATGAAAAAATTATTTCTAATTATTGGAGCACCTGGAAGCGGTAAAACTACGGATGCAGAACTAATTGCTGCAAAACATAATAATATCACTCACTATTCAACTGGAGATATGTTTAGAGCAGAAGTTGCAAGTGGTTCAGAACGAGGTCAAATAATCGAAACATATATTAGTGCTGGAAATATCGTACCAATTGATATTGCTATTGAGACGATTTTAGGGGCAATTAAAAAAGCACCAACGGATGTAATAATCATCGATGGATACCCAAGAAGTTTAGAACAAATGACAGAATTAGATAAATATTTAACTAATGAAAGTGAAGTAAAACTTGTAAACTGTATTGAAGTTGAAGTATCTGAACAAGTAGCACGTGATAGAGTTTTAGGTCGAGCAAGGGGAACTGATGATAATGTGGAAGTATTTAATAATAGAATGAAAGTTTATGCAGAACCTTTAGTGCAAATTCAAGAGTTTTATACAAAAAAAGATTTACTAAAAAAAATCAATGGTGAAAGAACAATTGAAAAAATCGTAACTGAAATGGATGAATATATCCAATCTAAAATCTAA
- a CDS encoding alanine racemase: protein MAKILLNKENLFHNFRVISEQTGSVEKVAVVLKDNAYGHGLFEIATMAKEFGIKKAVVKSLDEALIIEKLFDDIVILAQKDIHTYSHAFHIAVNSLDAIKNLPENIKVHIKVDTGMHRNGVMPDELEEAFLGLSKKNIRITGVFTHHRSADELSTDFYWQKSVFTRVKEDVKKICEKLLLPIPAFHSCNSAALFRTSNFDEDFARVGIATYGYLDNAGIFKFPKLKPVMSLWANRLATREIKKGQSVGYGGTFTADKDMTVSTYDLGYGDGFLRLNERNSYTTPKGYKVLGRVSMDNLSLNTKDEEVCIFDDVEVLAKEHDTITYEITTTLSPFIKKEVV, encoded by the coding sequence TTGGCAAAAATCTTATTAAATAAAGAAAATCTATTTCACAATTTTAGAGTTATTTCAGAACAAACAGGTTCAGTTGAAAAGGTCGCTGTTGTATTAAAAGATAACGCTTATGGTCATGGACTTTTTGAAATTGCAACAATGGCAAAAGAATTTGGAATCAAAAAAGCAGTAGTAAAAAGTCTTGATGAAGCTCTTATCATAGAAAAATTATTTGATGATATTGTGATACTTGCACAAAAAGATATTCACACTTATTCACATGCTTTTCACATAGCTGTAAACAGCTTAGATGCTATAAAAAACTTACCTGAAAATATAAAAGTTCATATTAAGGTAGATACGGGTATGCATCGAAATGGAGTAATGCCAGATGAGCTAGAAGAGGCTTTTTTAGGGCTTTCTAAAAAAAATATCCGAATTACTGGGGTTTTCACACACCATAGAAGTGCAGATGAATTAAGTACCGATTTCTACTGGCAAAAGTCTGTTTTTACTAGGGTAAAAGAGGATGTGAAAAAGATATGTGAAAAACTTTTATTACCTATTCCAGCCTTCCATTCTTGTAATTCAGCAGCACTTTTTAGAACATCAAATTTCGATGAAGATTTTGCAAGAGTTGGAATTGCAACTTATGGATATTTAGATAATGCAGGAATTTTTAAATTTCCAAAATTAAAACCTGTTATGTCACTTTGGGCTAATAGATTAGCAACAAGAGAGATAAAAAAAGGACAAAGTGTTGGTTATGGAGGAACATTCACAGCAGACAAAGATATGACTGTTTCTACTTATGATTTAGGTTATGGAGATGGTTTTTTAAGATTAAATGAAAGAAACTCTTACACAACACCAAAAGGTTATAAAGTTTTAGGTCGTGTTTCTATGGATAATTTATCTTTAAATACAAAAGATGAAGAAGTTTGTATCTTTGATGATGTTGAAGTTTTAGCAAAAGAGCACGATACAATAACTTATGAAATCACAACAACTTTGAGTCCATTTATAAAAAAAGAAGTTGTATGA
- a CDS encoding chemotaxis protein CheW, which translates to MLKDIVNYKGINVKKELYPIIKYIEDVDKYKDELGRLSSSWDMLALLGQLGDINIDIGKTKENFLNLTSTLLNHLSEQQIKKVTQEMKFKASVAIDVLIRNLFERTADIGFLATDDDIRTFIQTYVSKYNDESLVLRQNMQKRFKEYVSKYSVYFDIVLLDTHGKILVRLNDEIKTEKVDLSFVQKVLNSNEDFVETYKYHDFIPQYKKSLVYSYKVTKTNDSSSQNLGVLALCFRFTDEMNGIFNNLVDTKNKECLTILDENGLVIASSDKDHIDLGVKLPIVLNENYKIISFRGRDYLAKTCKTNGYQGFYGLKWYGHIMIPLDYAFLSDELNTLNVDFNIINSMMDNEQHFSRELKEVFYKSKTIQDNLGRVIWNGNIAQSKLNSVNREFSKSLLNEIGVTGNKANSSLSNLNQTIISSILKDSEFLSSLAIDIMDRNLYERANDCRWWAITSYFREAFDDYNSLPDKKDEISSILHYINGLYTVYTNILVFDKNGKVVAVSNRNYEYLIGKILTQEWVEKSLQLKDTSKYCVSKFEKSALYDNESTYIYSSAIRSFKDEKIITGGIAVVFDSTPQFSAMLDECLPKNVDGVKIDGVFAIFANKDKKIISSTNKNFEVDSYLNIDDKFFTLKNAQQKSQIIEMDNKYYAVAVKCSNGYREYKSRVDDYKNDVLCFVFIHIGDINCNVFLDSSKSKFLTTSKSKYTPTSVELATFYLGKKLLAVSAKNVIESIGIEELQESIDMDKKNHFKGMVLHKDKLVSVLDIRDFVNEEITNEKLTNIILVEYDKNNIEHCIGILVSSLETVSVVEEKSIQHIQNHFLGAGTLVESIVEITDLEVSKVAMVLDIKKIDENLTKRV; encoded by the coding sequence ATGTTAAAAGATATAGTGAATTATAAAGGTATCAATGTAAAAAAAGAGTTGTATCCTATTATCAAATATATTGAAGACGTGGATAAATATAAAGATGAATTAGGAAGATTAAGTTCTTCATGGGATATGTTGGCACTATTGGGTCAATTGGGTGATATAAATATTGATATTGGAAAAACAAAAGAGAATTTTTTAAATTTAACTTCAACTTTATTAAATCACTTGAGTGAACAACAAATAAAAAAAGTAACTCAAGAAATGAAGTTCAAAGCTAGTGTTGCCATTGATGTTTTAATTAGAAATCTTTTTGAAAGAACAGCTGATATTGGATTTTTAGCAACAGATGATGATATTAGAACTTTTATACAAACTTATGTTTCAAAATATAATGATGAAAGTTTAGTTTTACGACAAAATATGCAAAAAAGATTTAAAGAGTATGTTTCGAAATACTCTGTATATTTTGATATTGTTTTGCTTGATACTCATGGAAAAATATTAGTTAGATTAAATGATGAAATTAAAACTGAAAAAGTTGATTTATCATTTGTTCAAAAAGTATTAAATTCAAATGAAGATTTTGTTGAAACATATAAATATCATGATTTTATTCCTCAATATAAGAAATCATTAGTATATTCATACAAAGTTACAAAAACAAATGATTCTAGTTCTCAAAATTTGGGTGTTTTAGCTCTTTGTTTTAGATTTACAGATGAAATGAATGGGATTTTTAATAATCTTGTTGATACAAAAAATAAAGAGTGTTTAACTATTTTAGATGAAAATGGTTTGGTAATAGCAAGTAGTGATAAAGATCATATTGATTTAGGGGTAAAATTACCTATAGTTTTAAATGAAAATTATAAAATCATATCATTTAGAGGAAGAGATTATTTAGCAAAAACTTGTAAAACAAATGGTTATCAAGGATTTTATGGACTTAAATGGTATGGACATATAATGATTCCTTTGGATTACGCATTTTTAAGTGATGAATTAAATACTTTAAATGTGGATTTTAATATCATTAATTCTATGATGGATAATGAACAACACTTTTCAAGAGAGTTAAAAGAAGTTTTTTATAAAAGTAAAACTATTCAAGATAATTTAGGTCGAGTTATTTGGAATGGGAATATTGCTCAAAGTAAATTAAATTCTGTAAATAGAGAGTTTTCTAAATCACTTTTAAATGAGATTGGAGTTACTGGGAATAAAGCAAATTCATCACTTAGTAATCTAAATCAAACAATTATCTCTTCAATTTTAAAAGATAGTGAATTTTTATCTTCATTAGCTATTGATATTATGGATAGAAATTTATATGAAAGAGCGAATGATTGTAGATGGTGGGCAATAACATCATATTTTAGAGAAGCTTTTGATGATTACAATAGTTTACCTGACAAAAAAGATGAAATAAGTAGTATTTTACATTATATAAATGGTTTATATACGGTTTATACAAATATTTTAGTTTTTGATAAAAATGGAAAAGTAGTAGCTGTATCAAATAGAAATTATGAATATTTAATTGGAAAAATATTAACTCAAGAGTGGGTTGAAAAAAGTTTACAATTAAAGGATACTTCAAAATATTGTGTTTCAAAATTCGAAAAATCTGCACTTTATGATAATGAATCAACATATATTTATAGTAGTGCAATTAGATCATTTAAAGATGAAAAAATAATTACAGGTGGAATTGCTGTTGTTTTTGATTCAACTCCACAATTTAGTGCAATGCTTGATGAGTGTTTACCAAAAAATGTTGATGGTGTTAAAATAGATGGTGTTTTTGCTATTTTTGCCAATAAAGATAAAAAAATAATTTCATCTACAAATAAAAATTTTGAGGTTGACAGTTATTTAAATATTGATGATAAGTTCTTTACTTTAAAAAATGCTCAACAAAAAAGTCAAATAATAGAAATGGATAATAAATATTATGCCGTTGCTGTTAAGTGTTCAAATGGATATAGAGAGTATAAAAGTAGGGTTGATGACTACAAAAATGATGTTTTATGTTTTGTATTTATTCATATTGGAGATATAAATTGTAATGTTTTTTTAGATAGTTCTAAATCGAAATTTTTAACAACATCTAAATCAAAATATACTCCTACAAGTGTAGAGTTAGCAACATTTTATTTAGGTAAAAAATTATTAGCTGTAAGTGCTAAAAATGTAATAGAATCAATAGGAATAGAAGAGTTACAAGAATCTATTGATATGGATAAAAAGAATCATTTTAAAGGAATGGTTTTACATAAAGATAAGTTAGTATCAGTTTTGGATATTAGAGATTTTGTAAATGAAGAAATCACAAATGAGAAACTTACAAATATCATTTTAGTTGAATATGATAAAAATAATATTGAACATTGTATTGGAATTTTGGTATCTTCTTTAGAAACTGTAAGTGTTGTGGAAGAAAAATCAATCCAACATATTCAAAATCACTTTTTAGGAGCTGGAACTTTAGTTGAAAGTATTGTTGAAATAACTGACTTAGAAGTTTCAAAAGTAGCTATGGTTTTAGATATTAAAAAAATCGATGAAAACCTGACAAAAAGGGTTTAA
- a CDS encoding DUF817 family protein, translated as MLVEFFKKQISASIFGLFLLIIIILTKYYYPFAPYLHRYDFIFIIAVIFQCLFVILKYETKNETVVIVVFHILAVIMELFKTSDNIAAWYYPEEYLLGINNVPLFTGFMYSAVGSYLARSWKIFDIKFNNYPKLEFTIVLVTLIYINFFTQHYLYDIRFFLLFASFGLFYYTRVHIKIAIKQIEVPLLAIWILIAILIWLAENIATFAGIWLYPNQMKEWEMVGLSKLSSWYLLMILSFVLISLIKLAEYSNIVDNFIRFITVSYITLIPIIIIDANVGHGNITFEFLKYIPGKDYTGHIFLFCGFTIALNYLLKCKRGNFLYGQNLLLSNGIVFCFLVIEEVSQLWISTRVFEIADIISGALGILLANQIINKFICKR; from the coding sequence ATGTTAGTTGAATTTTTTAAAAAACAGATATCCGCATCAATATTTGGACTATTTTTATTAATTATCATTATTTTAACAAAATATTATTATCCCTTTGCTCCATATTTACATCGATATGATTTTATTTTCATTATAGCAGTTATTTTTCAGTGTTTATTTGTGATTTTAAAGTATGAAACTAAAAATGAGACAGTAGTTATTGTTGTTTTTCATATATTAGCAGTAATAATGGAATTGTTTAAAACATCTGATAATATAGCGGCTTGGTATTATCCTGAAGAATATTTACTTGGGATAAATAATGTCCCATTATTTACGGGTTTTATGTATAGTGCTGTAGGTAGTTATCTCGCTCGCTCATGGAAAATTTTTGATATTAAGTTTAACAATTATCCAAAATTGGAATTTACGATAGTTCTTGTAACTTTAATTTATATTAATTTTTTTACACAACATTACTTATACGATATTAGGTTCTTTTTATTATTCGCAAGTTTTGGATTATTTTATTACACTCGAGTGCATATAAAAATAGCAATAAAACAAATAGAAGTTCCTTTATTAGCAATATGGATATTGATTGCTATATTAATTTGGTTGGCAGAAAATATTGCTACATTTGCTGGAATTTGGTTGTATCCAAACCAAATGAAAGAATGGGAAATGGTTGGGTTGTCAAAGTTGTCATCATGGTATTTATTAATGATATTGAGTTTTGTACTAATTTCATTGATTAAATTGGCTGAATACTCAAATATAGTTGACAACTTTATAAGATTTATAACAGTATCCTATATTACTTTAATTCCTATCATTATTATTGATGCTAATGTAGGTCATGGAAATATAACATTTGAATTTTTGAAATATATACCTGGTAAAGATTATACTGGACATATTTTTTTATTTTGTGGATTTACCATAGCATTAAATTATCTCTTAAAATGTAAAAGAGGTAATTTTTTATATGGGCAGAATTTATTACTATCTAATGGTATTGTATTTTGTTTTTTAGTTATCGAAGAAGTATCCCAATTATGGATAAGTACACGTGTTTTCGAAATAGCAGACATTATAAGTGGTGCATTGGGAATTTTATTAGCAAATCAGATTATAAATAAATTTATATGTAAAAGATAA
- a CDS encoding YgiQ family radical SAM protein: MSNINKPNKFLPTTKEEMKQRGWDELDVVLITGDAYIDSPFMGIAVVGRILEDIGLRVGIIGQPDVNSDIDVKRLGEPKLFWGVSGGSIDSMVSNYTATKKFRNSDDYTPGGQNNKRPDRATLVYTNLIRRYFKNTVPIVLGGIEASLRRLTHYDYWTNKLRKPILFDTKADYMVYGMGEQAIIDLGNYLKEGKNPKTIRGLCYISKEAPKEETFLEIPSHQACLDDKEKYIDLFKAFYDNNDPIYSKGLYQEVDGRYLIQNPPSRHMEENEMDKIASFPYQRDAHPYNAKDGKVKCLETIKFSIMTHHGCWGECNFCAIAAHQGRTIRTRSEKNILAEAKHFTTMKDFKGIISDVGGPTANMYGYECVKKMNLGTCVENKRCVDAHRLCRTMKVDHSRNIQLLKDIRAVPGIKKAFVASGVRYDLITADKKHGYEYLKEMVDHHISGQMKVAPEHTNDEVLHHMGKPGKQTLIDFKAMYDKLNKESGKQQFLTYYLIAAHPGCEEKHMHELKQFTTHELKMNPEQAQVFTPTPGTYSAVMYYTELDPFTKKKIFVEKDQRRKEKQKEIVVAKTTFGGKKKTGSTSGMQG, encoded by the coding sequence ATGAGTAATATTAATAAACCAAATAAATTTTTACCTACAACTAAAGAAGAAATGAAACAAAGAGGTTGGGATGAGCTAGATGTTGTTCTTATAACAGGAGATGCTTATATAGACTCTCCTTTTATGGGAATTGCAGTTGTTGGGCGAATCCTTGAAGATATAGGATTAAGGGTTGGAATAATCGGACAACCTGATGTTAATAGTGATATTGATGTTAAAAGATTAGGAGAACCAAAACTATTTTGGGGAGTAAGTGGTGGAAGTATTGATTCAATGGTATCAAACTACACAGCGACAAAAAAATTCAGAAATAGCGATGACTACACTCCAGGTGGACAAAACAACAAAAGACCAGATAGAGCAACTTTAGTTTATACAAATCTAATAAGAAGATACTTCAAAAATACAGTTCCAATAGTTCTTGGGGGAATAGAAGCGAGTCTTCGACGACTTACACACTATGATTATTGGACAAATAAACTTAGAAAACCAATATTATTTGATACAAAAGCTGATTATATGGTTTATGGAATGGGAGAACAAGCTATTATTGATTTAGGAAATTATCTAAAAGAGGGAAAAAACCCAAAAACAATAAGAGGACTTTGTTATATTTCAAAAGAAGCACCAAAAGAAGAAACATTTTTAGAAATACCATCACATCAAGCATGTTTAGATGATAAAGAGAAATATATTGACCTTTTCAAAGCTTTTTATGACAATAATGACCCTATTTATTCAAAAGGACTTTATCAAGAAGTTGATGGAAGATATTTAATCCAAAATCCACCAAGTCGACATATGGAAGAAAATGAGATGGATAAAATCGCATCTTTCCCATATCAAAGAGATGCCCATCCGTACAATGCAAAAGATGGAAAAGTAAAGTGTCTTGAAACTATTAAATTCTCAATTATGACACACCATGGATGTTGGGGAGAGTGTAACTTCTGTGCAATTGCAGCTCATCAAGGTCGAACTATACGAACAAGAAGTGAAAAAAATATTTTAGCTGAAGCAAAACACTTTACAACAATGAAAGATTTCAAAGGAATTATTTCAGATGTTGGAGGACCAACAGCAAACATGTACGGTTATGAATGTGTTAAAAAAATGAATCTAGGAACTTGTGTAGAAAACAAAAGATGTGTAGATGCCCACAGACTTTGCCGAACTATGAAAGTTGACCATAGCAGAAACATACAACTTTTAAAAGATATAAGAGCAGTTCCTGGTATTAAAAAAGCATTTGTTGCTTCTGGTGTTAGATATGATTTAATTACAGCTGATAAAAAGCATGGATATGAATATCTAAAAGAGATGGTAGACCATCATATCTCAGGGCAAATGAAAGTTGCACCTGAACACACAAATGATGAAGTTTTACATCACATGGGAAAACCAGGGAAACAAACACTGATTGATTTTAAAGCTATGTATGACAAACTAAATAAAGAATCAGGGAAACAACAGTTTTTAACATATTATTTGATTGCAGCGCATCCTGGATGCGAAGAAAAGCATATGCATGAGTTAAAACAGTTTACAACCCATGAATTAAAAATGAATCCAGAACAAGCTCAGGTTTTTACACCAACTCCTGGAACTTATTCAGCTGTTATGTATTACACAGAACTTGATCCATTTACAAAAAAGAAAATTTTTGTAGAAAAAGACCAAAGAAGAAAAGAAAAACAAAAAGAGATTGTTGTTGCAAAAACAACTTTTGGTGGGAAAAAGAAAACAGGTTCAACATCTGGAATGCAAGGTTAG